In Micromonospora sp. NBC_01813, the following are encoded in one genomic region:
- a CDS encoding SRPBCC family protein: protein MAESSTKSIVVAAPASRVTAVICDFACYPEWTEALDRVEVRQEYEDGYAREVLFALDAGVLADEYTLIYEYAEDLSRIEWRLAEPSRMQRRQVGSYDIEDNGDGTTTVTYTLEVDLSVGMLGMFRRKAEKMIMDAALTQLKRRVEQLGTAETG from the coding sequence ATGGCGGAGTCCTCCACCAAGTCGATAGTCGTCGCCGCGCCCGCGTCCCGGGTCACGGCGGTGATCTGCGACTTCGCGTGCTACCCGGAGTGGACCGAGGCGCTGGACCGGGTCGAGGTGCGCCAGGAGTACGAGGACGGCTACGCGCGCGAGGTCCTCTTCGCGCTCGACGCGGGGGTGCTCGCCGACGAGTACACGTTGATCTACGAGTACGCCGAGGACCTGTCCCGCATCGAGTGGCGGCTGGCCGAGCCGTCCCGGATGCAGCGTCGCCAGGTCGGGTCCTACGACATCGAGGACAACGGCGACGGGACCACGACGGTGACGTACACGCTGGAGGTGGACCTCTCCGTCGGGATGCTCGGGATGTTCCGCCGCAAGGCCGAGAAAATGATCATGGATGCCGCCCTGACGCAGCTCAAGCGCCGGGTGGAGCAGCTCGGCACCGCGGAAACCGGGTAG
- a CDS encoding AMP-dependent synthetase/ligase encodes MREFSVPPVVTVGDAATLTDPVWDNAEAAPDAVQFTRPGLAGQVEVTCRQFRDEVVSVARGLIGAGVGAGDRVGLMSKTRYEWTLLDYAIWSVGAVTVPIYETSSADQVAWILADSGAVACVLETNAHAITLASVRDQLPALREVWQLDTGGVDEITGRGTTVDAAQVDQRRHDLRATDTATIIYTSGTTGRPKGCVLTHRNMYADIANAVPGLPNLFHEGASTLLFLPLAHSFARLIQIGAVHARATMTHAADPKNLVADLAQTRPTFVLSVPRVFEKVYNAAKQRAHGDGKGAIFDRADRTAVAYSEALDAPGGPGLALRAQHALFDRLVYRKLRAALGGRCRTAISGGAPLGARLAHFFRGVGVTVYEGYGLTETSPAVSVNLQHAIRIGTVGRPLPGVSVRIADDGEILVSGDLVFQGYWNSPQQTAEVLTDDGWFRTGDLGQLDSDGFLTITGRKKELIVTAGGKNVAPAMLEDRLRAHPLVSQCVVVGDRRPFIAALITIDEEAWPGWLERNGHPAGQTVAQLCDEPTLRAEIQLAVDEANRAVSSAESIRQFRILGRDFTEATGELTPSLKVKRAVVHDNHEAEITKIYGS; translated from the coding sequence GTGCGCGAGTTCTCCGTACCACCGGTGGTCACTGTCGGTGACGCGGCCACGCTGACCGATCCTGTCTGGGACAACGCCGAGGCGGCTCCGGACGCGGTCCAGTTCACCCGGCCGGGACTGGCCGGCCAGGTGGAGGTCACCTGCCGGCAGTTCCGCGACGAGGTGGTGTCCGTGGCCCGGGGCCTGATCGGTGCCGGCGTCGGAGCCGGGGACCGGGTCGGGCTGATGAGCAAGACCCGGTACGAGTGGACCCTGCTGGACTACGCCATCTGGTCGGTGGGTGCCGTCACCGTCCCGATCTACGAGACGTCCAGCGCCGATCAGGTCGCCTGGATCCTCGCCGACTCCGGCGCGGTCGCCTGCGTACTCGAGACCAACGCACACGCCATCACCCTGGCGTCGGTACGCGACCAGCTGCCCGCGCTGCGGGAGGTCTGGCAGTTGGACACCGGCGGCGTCGACGAGATCACCGGACGCGGCACGACGGTCGACGCGGCGCAGGTCGACCAGCGCCGGCACGACCTGCGCGCCACAGACACCGCCACGATCATCTACACCAGCGGCACCACCGGGCGACCGAAGGGCTGCGTCCTCACCCACCGCAACATGTACGCGGACATCGCCAACGCCGTACCGGGACTGCCGAACCTGTTCCACGAGGGCGCGTCGACCCTGCTGTTCCTGCCGCTGGCCCACTCGTTCGCCCGGCTGATCCAGATCGGCGCTGTGCACGCCCGGGCCACCATGACGCACGCCGCCGACCCGAAGAACCTGGTCGCCGACCTGGCCCAGACCCGACCGACGTTCGTCCTGTCGGTCCCCCGGGTGTTCGAGAAGGTCTACAACGCGGCCAAACAACGGGCGCACGGCGACGGCAAGGGCGCGATCTTCGACCGGGCGGACCGGACCGCGGTCGCGTACAGCGAAGCCCTCGACGCCCCCGGCGGACCGGGACTCGCGCTGCGCGCCCAGCACGCCCTGTTCGACCGGCTGGTCTACCGCAAGCTGCGGGCCGCGCTCGGCGGCCGGTGCCGCACCGCGATCTCCGGTGGCGCGCCGTTGGGGGCCAGGCTGGCGCACTTCTTCCGCGGCGTCGGGGTCACCGTCTACGAGGGGTACGGGCTGACCGAGACCTCCCCGGCCGTCTCGGTGAACCTGCAGCACGCCATCCGGATCGGCACCGTCGGCCGGCCGCTGCCCGGGGTGAGCGTACGCATCGCCGACGACGGCGAGATCCTCGTCTCCGGTGATCTGGTCTTCCAGGGCTACTGGAACAGCCCACAGCAGACCGCCGAGGTACTCACCGACGACGGCTGGTTCCGCACCGGGGACCTCGGCCAACTCGACAGCGACGGATTCCTGACCATCACCGGCCGGAAGAAGGAACTGATCGTCACCGCGGGCGGCAAGAACGTCGCGCCGGCGATGCTGGAGGATCGGCTGCGCGCCCACCCGCTGGTCAGCCAGTGCGTGGTGGTCGGCGACCGCCGGCCGTTCATCGCCGCGCTGATCACCATCGACGAAGAGGCCTGGCCAGGCTGGCTGGAGCGCAACGGCCACCCGGCCGGGCAGACCGTGGCGCAGCTGTGCGACGAGCCGACGCTGCGGGCCGAGATCCAACTTGCCGTCGACGAGGCCAACCGGGCCGTCTCGTCCGCCGAGTCGATCCGGCAGTTCCGCATCCTGGGCCGGGACTTCACCGAGGCGACCGGCGAGTTGACCCCTTCGCTGAAGGTGAAACGGGCCGTGGTCCATGACAATCACGAGGCCGAGATCACCAAGATCTACGGGAGCTGA
- a CDS encoding SAM-dependent methyltransferase gives MDRPHWAPENIDVERPSVARMYDYYLGGSHNFAVDRAAAQAMITAVPEAPLMAQANRAFLRRAVQFLVDSGVRQFLDIGSGIPTVGNVHEIAQQLAPESRVAYVDLDPVAVAHSREILAGNDRTTILHEDLRNPERILHDPGVRALLDFDQPIAVMVVAVLHFVPDSDDPAGILATLRDAVAPGSYLVLSQASDDGRSEEERHEADEIYQRTDSPLSIRSRAALTNLFAGFQLVDPGVVWVPQWRPETPEAADDAERAVFMGGVGRLGD, from the coding sequence ATGGATCGGCCGCATTGGGCTCCGGAGAACATCGACGTCGAGCGACCCAGCGTCGCCCGCATGTACGACTACTACCTCGGTGGTTCCCACAACTTCGCCGTGGACCGGGCTGCCGCCCAGGCGATGATCACCGCCGTTCCGGAAGCGCCATTGATGGCCCAGGCCAACCGGGCCTTCCTTCGGCGGGCCGTGCAATTTCTGGTCGACTCGGGCGTCCGGCAGTTCCTCGACATCGGCTCGGGGATTCCGACCGTCGGCAATGTGCACGAGATCGCGCAGCAGCTGGCGCCGGAATCGAGGGTCGCCTACGTCGACCTCGACCCGGTCGCCGTCGCGCACAGCCGGGAAATCCTCGCCGGCAACGACCGGACCACGATCCTGCACGAGGACCTGCGTAACCCCGAACGGATCCTGCACGATCCAGGAGTGCGCGCGTTGCTCGACTTCGACCAGCCGATCGCGGTGATGGTCGTCGCCGTACTGCACTTCGTGCCCGACTCGGACGACCCCGCCGGCATCCTCGCCACCCTGCGCGACGCGGTCGCGCCCGGCAGCTATCTGGTCCTCTCCCAGGCCAGCGACGACGGCCGCAGCGAGGAGGAGCGGCACGAGGCCGACGAGATCTACCAACGCACCGACAGCCCCCTCAGCATCCGTTCCAGGGCCGCGCTGACCAACCTGTTCGCCGGATTCCAGCTGGTCGACCCAGGCGTCGTGTGGGTCCCCCAGTGGCGCCCGGAGACCCCCGAAGCAGCCGACGACGCGGAACGGGCCGTCTTCATGGGCGGGGTAGGCCGACTCGGTGACTGA
- a CDS encoding response regulator transcription factor produces the protein MTTSPTPTTRTKVLLVDDHDLIRKGLRHAFERDRQFEVVGEAATAAEGVRQAGALQPDVVIMDLRLPDGSGLEATRALRKSSSTMGIVVLTMYAGDDQLFGALEAGASAFVPKTAPADEVVAAARHAASSPSAFTAADLAEAMKRRLAPSGPQLSPREGQVLRLLADGMSVAGIAKQLFVSESTAKTHISKLYEKLGAANRAQALMTALRLGLLEAPDAPKF, from the coding sequence ATGACCACCAGCCCCACACCGACCACCCGGACCAAGGTCCTGCTTGTCGATGATCACGACCTCATCCGCAAGGGCCTGCGGCACGCATTCGAGCGGGACCGGCAGTTCGAGGTCGTCGGTGAGGCCGCAACAGCGGCAGAGGGCGTACGCCAGGCCGGCGCCCTGCAACCCGATGTCGTGATCATGGATCTACGGCTGCCCGACGGCAGCGGCCTCGAAGCGACCCGGGCCCTGCGCAAGTCGAGTTCCACGATGGGCATCGTGGTGCTCACCATGTACGCCGGAGACGACCAGTTGTTCGGCGCGTTGGAGGCCGGAGCCAGCGCATTCGTGCCGAAGACCGCGCCGGCCGACGAGGTCGTCGCAGCGGCCCGCCACGCCGCCTCGTCCCCGAGCGCATTCACCGCGGCTGACCTGGCCGAGGCGATGAAGCGTCGACTCGCGCCGTCCGGCCCGCAACTGTCGCCGCGCGAGGGCCAGGTGCTTCGCCTGCTCGCCGACGGGATGAGCGTGGCGGGCATCGCCAAGCAACTGTTCGTCAGCGAGTCGACGGCGAAGACCCACATCTCCAAGTTGTACGAGAAGCTCGGCGCGGCGAACCGGGCCCAGGCGTTGATGACCGCGCTGCGGTTGGGGCTGCTGGAGGCTCCGGACGCGCCGAAGTTCTGA
- a CDS encoding endonuclease/exonuclease/phosphatase family protein: MNPPPAAEPADVRLRVLTYNIHGQRDDRAALVDVVRSVAPDVAILQEAPRRWRWRTKSAALANAFGMVVAEGGPPALGNLVLTTLRVRVLDTWSVRFPLTPGRHVRGAVFARCALGPTRFVVAGSHLSTDPAERPGQARLLHAACAQVDEPVILGADVNDTPSPASDAGATAPGDAASGDAASTWQIVTAGLTDVAQLAGRGDVCTYPCAGPRRRLDAVFADPRVRVAGYTVVDTAASRRASDHLPVVADLILPAHHPATAT, translated from the coding sequence GTGAACCCGCCCCCGGCGGCCGAACCGGCCGACGTGCGGTTGCGGGTGCTCACGTACAACATCCACGGCCAGCGTGACGACCGGGCCGCGCTGGTCGACGTGGTCCGCTCGGTCGCGCCGGACGTGGCGATCCTGCAGGAGGCGCCGCGGCGCTGGCGCTGGCGGACCAAGTCCGCCGCCCTGGCCAACGCGTTCGGCATGGTCGTGGCCGAGGGCGGCCCGCCGGCGTTGGGCAATCTGGTGTTGACCACCCTGCGGGTACGGGTGCTCGACACCTGGTCGGTCCGCTTCCCACTCACCCCTGGCCGGCACGTGCGCGGTGCCGTGTTCGCCCGCTGCGCGCTGGGACCGACCCGGTTCGTGGTGGCCGGGTCGCACCTGTCCACCGATCCCGCCGAACGCCCGGGGCAGGCGCGTCTACTGCACGCGGCCTGTGCGCAGGTCGACGAACCGGTGATTCTCGGCGCGGACGTCAACGACACACCGTCGCCGGCGAGCGACGCCGGTGCCACCGCGCCGGGCGATGCCGCATCGGGCGACGCCGCGTCGACCTGGCAGATCGTCACCGCCGGGCTGACCGACGTGGCGCAGTTGGCCGGCAGGGGTGACGTCTGCACGTACCCGTGCGCCGGACCACGTCGACGCCTCGACGCCGTGTTCGCCGATCCCCGGGTGCGGGTCGCCGGGTACACCGTGGTGGACACGGCGGCGTCGCGACGGGCAAGCGACCACCTGCCGGTCGTCGCCGATCTGATCCTGCCCGCGCACCACCCGGCCACCGCCACCTGA
- a CDS encoding ROK family glucokinase yields MTLTIGVDIGGTKVAGGVVDPDGEVLAQTRHETPADDVAKTRDVIIEVVLELAATHPVTAVGIGAAGWIDAQRSTVLFAPNIAWRNEPLRDYVSAAVNLPVTVENDANVAAWAEFRYGAGRDAADSMVMFTVGTGIGGGIVYGGELVRGAHGIAAELGHTLAVPDGHQCGCGRHGCIEQYASGNALVRFARAGARQEPDRATTLLTLAGGAADAISGPMVTAAARSGDPVSCEAFAQIGRWLGIGLADLAQILDPEVMVIGGGVIEAGDLLLGPANRAYQEALAQRVRIPVAQVRPAELGNAAGVVGAADLARRL; encoded by the coding sequence GTGACGCTGACCATCGGAGTCGACATCGGTGGCACCAAGGTCGCCGGCGGCGTCGTCGATCCGGACGGCGAGGTTCTGGCCCAGACCCGGCACGAGACACCCGCCGACGACGTGGCCAAGACCCGGGACGTGATCATCGAGGTGGTACTCGAACTGGCCGCCACCCACCCGGTCACCGCGGTCGGGATCGGTGCCGCCGGCTGGATCGACGCGCAGCGCTCGACGGTCCTGTTCGCCCCCAACATCGCCTGGCGCAACGAGCCGCTGCGTGACTACGTCAGTGCGGCGGTGAACCTGCCGGTGACCGTGGAGAACGACGCGAACGTCGCCGCCTGGGCCGAGTTCCGCTACGGCGCCGGACGCGACGCCGCCGACTCGATGGTGATGTTCACCGTCGGGACCGGCATCGGCGGCGGCATCGTGTACGGCGGCGAACTGGTCCGTGGGGCGCACGGCATCGCCGCTGAACTCGGCCACACCCTCGCCGTGCCAGACGGACACCAGTGCGGCTGCGGACGGCACGGCTGCATCGAGCAGTACGCCTCCGGCAACGCCCTGGTGCGGTTCGCCCGCGCCGGGGCACGCCAGGAACCCGACCGGGCCACCACCCTGCTCACCCTGGCCGGGGGCGCCGCCGATGCGATCAGCGGTCCGATGGTGACCGCTGCGGCCCGCTCCGGTGACCCGGTGTCCTGCGAGGCGTTCGCGCAGATCGGCCGCTGGCTCGGCATCGGCCTGGCGGACCTCGCGCAGATTCTCGACCCCGAGGTGATGGTGATCGGCGGCGGTGTGATCGAGGCGGGGGACCTGCTGCTGGGCCCGGCCAACCGGGCGTACCAGGAGGCACTGGCGCAACGCGTACGGATTCCGGTCGCGCAGGTCCGCCCGGCCGAGTTGGGCAACGCCGCCGGCGTGGTAGGCGCCGCCGACCTGGCTCGGCGGTTGTGA
- a CDS encoding flavin-containing monooxygenase, with translation MPRSADHDSSVTGAAQWRDERSLTEQSENVCVIGAGASGLCTVKNLREQGFGVDCFERETGVGGAWNWRHDRSPVYASTHLISSKPFSQYPDFPLPDDWPDYPHHSQLLRYLERYADHFDLRRHIWFGTEVVRVEPAEGDRWDVTTRSSGGNGAERTQRYSAVIIANGHNWAPNQPDYEGLSDFTGQVVHASAYHDATQLRGRRVLVIGGGNTGCDIAVEAGQQASHCWHSTRRGYWYTPKYVLGRPSDQVNARLLAMRLPLVLRRWIYQRMLRLTVGDLTRFGMRAPDHQVFESHPIVNSQLVYHVGHGTVRPVPDVARFRRHGVELADGSEIDPDLVVLATGYQPRFDFLDPRLLGAGPDGRPQLYLHAFAREHPTLSVVGLPQPDSGIFPLIHWQSVVVARWLRTRMADPGATATLAARIQAEAGRHWHDGKVSGSLRHQFEVSQLTYLRALQSAMDSLEVATR, from the coding sequence GTGCCTCGTTCCGCTGACCACGACAGTTCCGTCACCGGTGCCGCCCAGTGGCGAGACGAACGCTCGTTGACCGAGCAGAGTGAGAACGTCTGCGTCATCGGTGCCGGGGCCAGCGGGCTGTGCACCGTCAAGAACCTGCGCGAACAGGGATTCGGGGTCGACTGCTTCGAGCGGGAGACCGGGGTGGGTGGCGCCTGGAACTGGCGGCACGATCGCAGTCCGGTGTACGCCAGCACCCACCTGATCTCGTCGAAGCCGTTCAGCCAGTATCCCGATTTTCCGTTGCCGGACGACTGGCCGGACTATCCGCACCACAGCCAGTTGCTGCGTTATCTGGAACGGTACGCCGATCATTTCGATCTTCGCCGGCACATCTGGTTCGGCACCGAGGTCGTCCGGGTCGAGCCAGCCGAGGGTGACCGGTGGGACGTGACCACCCGCAGCTCCGGCGGAAACGGTGCCGAGCGCACCCAACGCTACTCCGCGGTGATCATTGCCAACGGACACAACTGGGCGCCGAACCAGCCCGACTACGAAGGACTGTCCGACTTCACCGGACAGGTCGTCCACGCGTCGGCCTACCACGACGCCACCCAGCTTCGCGGCCGCCGGGTGTTGGTGATCGGCGGCGGCAACACCGGATGCGACATCGCGGTCGAGGCCGGGCAGCAGGCTTCCCACTGCTGGCACTCGACCCGACGCGGCTACTGGTACACCCCCAAGTACGTCCTCGGTCGACCCAGCGACCAGGTCAACGCCCGGCTGCTGGCCATGCGGCTGCCGCTGGTGCTCCGTCGGTGGATCTACCAGCGGATGCTGCGACTCACCGTGGGCGACCTGACCCGGTTCGGGATGCGAGCACCGGATCACCAGGTCTTCGAGAGTCATCCGATCGTCAACAGCCAGCTCGTGTACCACGTCGGCCACGGCACGGTCCGGCCGGTGCCGGACGTGGCCCGGTTCCGGCGCCACGGGGTCGAGCTCGCCGACGGCAGCGAGATCGACCCCGACCTCGTGGTGCTCGCCACCGGCTACCAGCCGAGATTCGACTTCCTCGACCCGCGACTGCTCGGTGCCGGCCCGGACGGGCGGCCCCAGCTGTACCTGCACGCCTTCGCCCGGGAGCATCCGACCCTGTCGGTGGTCGGGCTGCCGCAGCCGGACTCCGGGATCTTTCCGCTCATCCACTGGCAGAGCGTCGTGGTGGCCCGTTGGCTGCGGACCCGGATGGCGGATCCGGGTGCCACCGCCACGCTGGCCGCCCGGATCCAGGCCGAGGCCGGCCGGCACTGGCACGACGGCAAGGTGAGCGGCTCGCTCCGGCACCAGTTCGAGGTCAGCCAGCTCACCTACCTACGCGCACTTCAGTCGGCTATGGACAGTCTGGAGGTGGCGACCCGGTGA
- a CDS encoding putative bifunctional diguanylate cyclase/phosphodiesterase yields the protein MTHAQLEEFLAGLTVRLATALRAEPFGVRVGHQIGAELVAAHIASAEALGRTIEVLDLRLPRDLDIDDPDTPDRMARLLGGIATGYTRALRDRTLDEQETIRRAALVAREQAEIALRESEARYRHRAAHDPLTDLPNRSLFTQRLDAVFAADDPAHRRLGVCFVDLDGFKVVNDTLGHHIGDLLLVSVAERLRRGVGEHLVARLGGDEFVILVADTTCTDDVLKVADAALAAINEPAIVDGHELTVTASIGIVERLVAGTTPSDVMRAADVTLHWAKSAGKGRWALFDPVRNEQLLARYALSAAMPAALDRGEFFLDYQPLVSLAGGALLGVEALVRWRHPTLGVLGPDRFISLAEDSGLIIRLGSWVLAEACREARRWLDRSPNAPFVSVNLAVRQVNDSGLVQYVNEVLADTRLPAGRLQLEITESTLMSTADGPVRTLRELADLGVRIAIDDFGTGYSNLSYLRSLPVQELKLAGKFVEGLRTPASTNGTDESILLTLVNLAHTLRLTVTAEGVETAGQAERLRAIGCDAAQGWHFGRPGPATGITDRLG from the coding sequence ATGACCCACGCCCAACTGGAGGAGTTCCTCGCTGGGCTGACCGTGCGACTGGCGACCGCGCTACGCGCCGAACCCTTCGGAGTCCGGGTCGGCCACCAGATCGGCGCGGAACTGGTCGCCGCCCACATCGCCTCGGCGGAGGCCCTCGGACGCACCATCGAGGTGCTCGACCTGCGACTGCCGCGCGACCTGGACATCGACGACCCCGACACTCCCGATCGGATGGCGCGGCTGCTCGGCGGGATCGCGACCGGCTACACGCGCGCCCTGCGCGACCGCACCCTGGACGAACAGGAGACCATCCGCCGGGCCGCCCTGGTCGCCCGGGAGCAGGCCGAGATCGCGCTACGCGAGAGCGAGGCCCGCTACCGGCACCGCGCCGCCCACGACCCGCTGACCGACCTGCCCAACCGCAGTCTGTTCACCCAACGGCTGGACGCGGTCTTCGCCGCCGACGACCCGGCACACCGCCGGCTCGGTGTCTGCTTCGTCGACCTCGACGGGTTCAAGGTGGTCAACGACACCCTCGGGCACCACATCGGTGACCTGCTGCTGGTGTCGGTCGCCGAACGGCTGCGCCGTGGAGTCGGCGAACATCTGGTCGCCCGCCTCGGTGGCGACGAGTTCGTGATCCTGGTGGCCGACACCACCTGCACCGACGACGTCCTCAAGGTCGCCGACGCGGCGCTCGCCGCGATCAACGAACCGGCGATCGTCGACGGCCACGAGCTCACCGTCACCGCCAGCATCGGCATCGTGGAACGGCTGGTGGCCGGCACGACGCCGAGCGATGTCATGCGCGCGGCGGACGTGACCCTGCACTGGGCGAAATCGGCGGGCAAGGGCCGGTGGGCGTTGTTCGACCCGGTGCGCAACGAACAACTGCTCGCCCGGTACGCGCTGTCCGCGGCGATGCCGGCCGCGCTCGACCGGGGCGAGTTCTTCCTCGACTACCAGCCGTTGGTCTCGCTGGCCGGCGGCGCGCTGCTCGGGGTGGAAGCCCTCGTCCGCTGGCGGCACCCGACGCTGGGGGTACTCGGACCCGACCGGTTCATCTCCCTGGCCGAGGACTCCGGCCTGATCATCCGACTCGGCTCGTGGGTGCTGGCCGAGGCCTGCCGGGAAGCCCGCCGTTGGCTGGACCGCAGCCCGAACGCGCCCTTTGTCAGCGTCAACCTGGCGGTCCGACAGGTCAACGACTCGGGCCTGGTGCAGTACGTCAACGAGGTGCTCGCCGACACCCGGCTACCGGCAGGCCGGCTGCAATTGGAGATCACCGAAAGCACCCTGATGAGCACCGCCGACGGCCCGGTACGGACCCTGCGCGAGCTTGCCGATCTCGGGGTACGCATCGCGATCGACGACTTCGGCACCGGCTACTCCAACCTGTCCTACCTGCGTTCCCTGCCGGTGCAGGAGCTGAAGCTGGCCGGCAAGTTCGTCGAGGGGCTACGCACGCCGGCGAGCACCAACGGCACCGACGAGAGCATCCTGCTCACCCTGGTCAACCTGGCGCACACGCTACGGCTGACCGTCACCGCCGAAGGAGTGGAGACCGCCGGGCAGGCGGAGCGGCTACGGGCGATCGGCTGCGACGCCGCCCAGGGCTGGCACTTCGGCCGTCCCGGCCCGGCCACGGGCATCACCGACCGGCTCGGCTGA
- a CDS encoding sensor histidine kinase has translation MSASTSDVPRPQPLAAVARLVMLALVAVLTLITTRDVGELRWVALLAVAGVPAILAPRHPVVAPVGRFAEVIIIGLATSEVAAAANVRGAIGAGLGASAMLPYLSVPLTVSVLQRRTREATALLAVVATTLVVGGLVTTINGERQITQLGYVAVCAQWLILASLGILAAGTLHQVMQARGDGKPAPYAEATRLLTQLRSVARQLPGATLDPGSISEHLIEELRTVAPTGRTAVLSGSGGGRLVVLAQAGLERVDWETTLDADSAIADAWASQLPQTAARSQARSHPGGDVSALVVPLVAGVRTVGLVILETDSANAYPAPVVARITAFTRPAALRLEAALLFDEVRSLATNEERQRLAREIHDGVAQELVMVGYGIDNALATLPEGAEETAEDLRTLRGEVTRVITELRLSLFELRSEVDRHGGLAAAIAEYARTVGSSGRLRVHLSLDESGARLPAATEAELLRIAQEAITNARKHAGAANLWVTCDIDPPFAQIEVSDDGQGIADQRPDGRYGLAIMAERAERIRGRLEIRPRHPSGTTVAVVLGTSPRRDSVRDSVTASEGE, from the coding sequence GTGTCCGCATCGACATCCGACGTGCCCCGCCCGCAGCCACTCGCCGCGGTGGCACGTCTGGTCATGCTCGCGCTCGTCGCGGTGCTGACTCTGATCACCACCCGGGACGTGGGCGAGTTGCGCTGGGTGGCGTTGCTGGCGGTCGCCGGCGTCCCCGCGATCCTGGCGCCACGTCATCCGGTCGTCGCCCCGGTCGGTCGGTTCGCCGAGGTGATCATCATCGGGCTGGCGACGAGCGAGGTGGCCGCCGCCGCGAACGTCCGCGGCGCGATCGGTGCCGGCCTGGGCGCGTCGGCGATGCTGCCGTACCTGTCGGTGCCGTTGACCGTGTCGGTGCTGCAACGGCGTACCCGCGAGGCCACCGCGCTGCTCGCGGTGGTGGCGACCACGCTGGTCGTCGGCGGGCTGGTGACCACGATCAACGGCGAACGGCAGATCACCCAGCTCGGCTATGTGGCCGTCTGCGCGCAGTGGCTGATCCTGGCCAGCCTGGGCATCCTGGCCGCCGGCACCCTGCACCAGGTGATGCAGGCCCGGGGCGACGGCAAGCCGGCCCCGTACGCGGAGGCGACCCGGCTGCTCACCCAACTGCGCAGTGTCGCCCGCCAGTTGCCCGGTGCCACCCTGGACCCCGGCAGCATCTCCGAGCACCTGATCGAGGAGTTGCGTACGGTGGCCCCGACCGGGCGCACGGCGGTGCTCTCCGGCAGCGGCGGCGGCCGGCTGGTGGTCCTCGCCCAGGCCGGTTTGGAGCGGGTGGACTGGGAGACCACGCTGGACGCCGATTCGGCCATCGCCGACGCGTGGGCCAGCCAACTGCCGCAGACCGCCGCCCGGTCACAGGCCCGGTCGCACCCCGGCGGCGACGTGTCGGCGCTGGTGGTCCCGCTGGTCGCCGGCGTCCGTACGGTCGGGTTGGTGATCCTGGAGACCGACAGCGCCAACGCCTACCCGGCGCCGGTGGTGGCCCGGATCACCGCGTTCACCCGGCCGGCGGCGCTGCGGCTGGAGGCGGCGCTGCTCTTCGACGAGGTCCGGTCGCTGGCCACCAACGAGGAGCGGCAACGACTCGCCCGGGAGATCCACGACGGAGTCGCCCAGGAGCTGGTGATGGTCGGCTACGGCATCGACAACGCCCTGGCCACGCTGCCGGAGGGAGCCGAGGAGACCGCCGAGGACCTGCGTACGCTGCGCGGCGAGGTCACCCGGGTGATCACTGAGCTGCGACTGAGCCTGTTCGAGCTGCGCAGCGAGGTCGACCGGCACGGTGGGCTGGCGGCGGCGATCGCCGAGTACGCGCGCACGGTCGGCTCGTCCGGCCGGCTACGGGTGCACCTGTCACTGGACGAGTCGGGTGCCCGGCTGCCTGCGGCGACCGAGGCGGAGTTGCTGCGCATCGCCCAGGAGGCGATTACCAATGCGCGCAAGCACGCCGGGGCGGCGAATCTCTGGGTCACCTGTGACATAGACCCCCCCTTCGCGCAAATAGAAGTGTCGGATGACGGTCAGGGGATCGCTGACCAGCGTCCGGACGGCCGCTACGGTCTTGCGATCATGGCGGAGAGAGCGGAACGTATCCGGGGCCGGTTGGAGATCAGGCCACGACACCCGAGCGGAACGACCGTGGCAGTGGTGCTCGGAACCTCGCCCCGGCGCGATAGCGTGCGCGATAGCGTGACAGCATCAGAAGGGGAGTAG